CCGAACGAGATCCGGGTCCAGGTCCCGCAGGGCGCGGTGTCCGGCAAGTTCAAGGTCATCATCCCGCAGATGGGCACGGCCGAGAGCGACGCCGCCTACGAGGTGTGGGCGCCGCTCGCGGTGACGCGCATGGATCCGCTGTTCGGCCTGCCGGGCACGGAGGTCCGTATCGACGGCTCCGGCTTCCGCGGCAAGCCGGCCGATCACTCGCTCTTCATGAACGCGCAGAAGATCGACATCGTTCGCATCGACAACGGCGGGCTCGTGTTCAAGATCCCGGCCAACGCGCCGGACGGCCCGGTGTCGTTGCGCCTCGAGGTCGCCGAGCGCGGCGCGACGATGATCCCGATGACGCTGACGGTGCTCCACTCGCCCGAGATCGCCGGCTTCTCCCCGACGCGCGGGTCCATCGGCACGCCGGTCATGGTCACGGGCAACTACTTCGGGACGCAACCCAACCACGTCCGCGTCCTGCTCGGCGGCCAGGTCGTGCCGATCACGTCGATCACTCCCACGCAGGTCTCCTTCTCGGTGCCGCCGGGCGCCATCACGGGCTCCATCGAGGTGCAGACCGTTCGCCGCGGCAACGCGACGACCGGAAAGAAGCAGTTCGAGGTGTACGTCCCGGTCCAGGCGCTCAACTTCCTGCCGTCCCTCGGCTACGAAGGGCAGACGGTGCACCTGTTCGGCTCCGGCTTCGACACGAACCCGAAGCAGAACACCGTGACGCTCAACGGCGTCAAGCTCACCGTCCTGGAGGCGTCGCCGACGCGGCTCAAGGTGAAGCTCGCCAAGAAGATCACCTCCGGAACGTTCCGGGTCGAGGTGCCGGGGCGCGGCTTCTCGGAGACGATCCAGCGTTTCAGCGTCGTGCAGCAGCTCAAGGTCAAGAGCTTCGCGCCCGCGAACGGCGTCCCGGGCACGTATGTCGTCATCAAGGGGCTCGGGTTCGAGAACGCGGGCCTGCGCGGCTACATCGGGCAGACGCCCATCAGCGTGCGCGTCGACTCCCCGACGCAGGTCACGATCGCCGTGCCGCCGAACGCGGATTCCGACAAGTTCGTCTTCACGGCGCCCGGCGCGGGCCAGGCGGAGTCGGACGCGAAGTTCAAGGTGCTGACGCCGCTCCTGATCACCGGCTTCCAGCCCGCCTACGGCCCCGAGGGGACGAAGGTCTCAGTCTACGGGACGGGCTTCGATCTGCGCCCGAACAAGACCAAGGTCACCTACAACCGCGTCGCGCTCAACGTCGAGAACGGATCCACCGAGACGTCGCTCATCGTCACGATCCCGAAGGGGTCCGCGGACAGCGCATTCAAGGTGAAGGTCCGCGACCGCGGCGAGGTCGAGAGCGAGAACATGTTCTCCGTCGTGCGGCCTCAAGCTGCGCCGATCCCGGTCGCGACGCCGACTCCTGCGCCGACGCCGGTCCCGGTCGCGACGCCGGCGCCCACTCCGGCGGTCGAGAGCGATCCGTACGCCTGGGGGACTCCCGCCACGACTCCGGCGCCGGCCCCGGCTCCGAAGCCTGTCCCGACGCCGCCCACGACGCCTGCCAACATGGACGACATGCTCGGCGTGGCCGGCGGCGAGCAGCCGAAGATCACGCGCATCGACCCGGCCGAGGCGGCCGTCGGCGACCTCATCATGATCGAGGGGGCCGGCTTCGGCGAGGACATGGCCGCGGTCAAGGCCTGGATCGGCAACGTGCCCGCGAACGTCGTCGGCGTGCTGCCGGAGATGGTCCAGATCGAGGTGCCGGTCGGCGTGCGCCGCGGCGCCGTGAAGCTGAAGATCGGGGAGAAGATATCCGTGAAGTCGGAATCGCTTGTCACCGTCACCGACGCGCCCCAGTGATCCGCGGCGAGCCCCTCTCCCGCCTCACCCCGCGAACCACGCCATGATCATCCAGAGCGCCGTCCCGCCGATGGCGCAAACCCAAGCGAGCCGACGCCCCCGCCGAGCGGGCTCGGTGCGCGGCGCGGCGCAGAGCCAGACCGCGCCGACTATCCACGCGAGGAGGCCGGCGAGCACGAGGATCGAGCCGATGGGTGACGGGTCCTTCGGCCTCGGCGGGGCCCGCCGGGCGGCCGCGGCGTCGTACTCCGAGCTTGGCGTGCCACGGGTTCGGAGCGCGACGACGGCCCGCTCCGCCCGCTCGAGCGCGTCGCCGTTGGGTTGCCACACGTGCCGCGTCGAGAGGATGGAGCGGCGCACGACCTCCCAAAGGTAGAGGGAGAGCTCGCGATCCCCTCGCATCTCGGCGCCCTTCG
Above is a genomic segment from Pseudomonadota bacterium containing:
- a CDS encoding IPT/TIG domain-containing protein — encoded protein: MIRKLTVLAGVAAVLLFARAAEAQYQARPVISTLTPTSGPPGTFVTISGVNFGNEYRVEYNGVPLTPKKIAPNEIVVQLPMNAVQGRFTLRGPVHTVTSAQVFWVIQTVAAPVIMSIDPVVGPPGTTVTINGNNFSGKGHENTVLISGIPLTVRSATATRIQAVIPPGANTGNITVQVYNAGQATSPQSFTVLAQLKIDQMDPQMGPPGTHVTLVGSGFSTKAKDNTVMLGDAKCKIVSVEPGRIVVQVPKKNVSTGRFNVTVKGLGSYEHPAPFPVVYPPEISSFTPLAGNVGTVVSIKGLHFDGDPSRIQVLLTGRVCPVTLATPNEIRVQVPQGAVSGKFKVIIPQMGTAESDAAYEVWAPLAVTRMDPLFGLPGTEVRIDGSGFRGKPADHSLFMNAQKIDIVRIDNGGLVFKIPANAPDGPVSLRLEVAERGATMIPMTLTVLHSPEIAGFSPTRGSIGTPVMVTGNYFGTQPNHVRVLLGGQVVPITSITPTQVSFSVPPGAITGSIEVQTVRRGNATTGKKQFEVYVPVQALNFLPSLGYEGQTVHLFGSGFDTNPKQNTVTLNGVKLTVLEASPTRLKVKLAKKITSGTFRVEVPGRGFSETIQRFSVVQQLKVKSFAPANGVPGTYVVIKGLGFENAGLRGYIGQTPISVRVDSPTQVTIAVPPNADSDKFVFTAPGAGQAESDAKFKVLTPLLITGFQPAYGPEGTKVSVYGTGFDLRPNKTKVTYNRVALNVENGSTETSLIVTIPKGSADSAFKVKVRDRGEVESENMFSVVRPQAAPIPVATPTPAPTPVPVATPAPTPAVESDPYAWGTPATTPAPAPAPKPVPTPPTTPANMDDMLGVAGGEQPKITRIDPAEAAVGDLIMIEGAGFGEDMAAVKAWIGNVPANVVGVLPEMVQIEVPVGVRRGAVKLKIGEKISVKSESLVTVTDAPQ